Genomic segment of Gigantopelta aegis isolate Gae_Host chromosome 10, Gae_host_genome, whole genome shotgun sequence:
AGATTGTGGCTATGAGCACGACCAAGGACAGCTAATGTCTGCAACATCACAGAAAACCCTCGAGGTTAATTGGTCAGTCATATGCTCATGTGATAAGTGTATCAGGTCAATTTGCCCTTGCAGGATGGCTGAGGTGAAATGTTCAAATTCTGTCGGTGTAAGAAAACATCACTCATTTCatgtaaaaaatgtaattgCCTGATATGATTAGCTTCAGTTCTGCAGTATTTTGGTATGTTTGAAACATTTGCACTAATATTGAAGTAATCTTTAAATAGTAGTATTTAGGTCAGTTATCAatgataaataatgataattcaTGAAAGGTTCATTTGTACTATATTAAACAcctgatatttttaatgattgAACATCATTCTTTATTAATGTGGACTTTTTGAttggatgggttttttaaaattattatctgGGATAAGGTAGGGAGGAGGAGGGGTGGAAAATGTGTGTATttgactctcttttttttaagtgtCACTTGAAATGTTCTTCTATATGCGAAGTTATGTCTCATTCAGTATTCTGCGGCCattttggacgccatcttggaaTTATGCCAATTGGGTCAACTCCAAAAAGTCATAGTAATGGTACCAATCAATTATTTGGggttacaaacatatttatagacACAAAGATTAACTTCTTGTGACACTTCCTTTAGGAGATATGGTCATTTGACGAAATGCcctaaaagtgtttattttaggGGGTAGGGATACAATGGGCCTCATGGGTATCATCCAGCAATCCGAGGTATCAAATGGAAAACTGTATTGCTCTGTGCACTTAATGAAGAAACTTTTGGACAATTTGTGGAACTCTGCTTACAGCATTGGTTGACTGAGAAGCCATTGGACTTTGAGCTACTTTCAAATCGAAAGCGATTTCCgagtaaaaatatgtaaaataaggtCATTTTGTATCCCAAACATAGGTGTATGACCATTAATGATGCTAAAATATAGTTAGTAACACACAGAcaattgaaataaatcaaaatgaatcATCTAAAggtgtcaaataattatttattgcatgaaaCTCCAATATCGTCATTTTAGCCTTTTGGCGACcaactaaaaattataaatgtgcTCTGCTGAGAAAACGTACGTAACCTGGAAGTGTTACCCAAACTTTTTCTGAAGGCCTTGGCACAtagaacaagaaaatgtaagttaaCTCTCTAAAAGAGAAATGTACGCGAACGACGCcgtcaacttttgcattaatgttttcaatttaGATGAGTTTCTCACACACTGTAAATCTTAGGCcattaaaacttggtttatagttgcatctatggATATTCATTCACTGAAAATATGATAGGCAAGATatttaattctgcagaattctttattttttcaataCCCACCTTGTGCACAATAAAAGTGTACACGTGTATGCATGGACAAAAACTGTTagcataaaacaatatttactgtGCCTCACCCACAATCCCTTCTTGAACATCATATATTTTGACATGAGATATAAATTTAATCATGTGAATGAAACTTTTTTTCCAGATTTAAATAAAGCTTCATCACTTAAGGATAAACTGTTGAGTAGCTTGCCGTCACACGTGATAACGCAGAGTTTCACCAGCAGTGTTCTCATTCAGTTTGTCGCCATCACGATATTCTCGCTGCACCACATACAGAAGGAGCTGAATGTCGGTTCGTCGTCGAACCAGGGAGCTGTGACCAAGGATGAGCAGAGATGCTTTCAGTTGATGTTTTCTTTCATGAGTACGTGGCATTTAGTCCAGCTTGTATTTGGGGTTATTCGCACATATGAGTATTTTCACAAGTATACAAACTTGGTTACAGGGGTCGGGGTTAATGAAGGAGGGGCTAGAAAAAAAGTATGCTTTGTatacttgtgaaaatgttgatataCTTGCcataataaatagaacaacTTATGATTTTTTCACATCACCTTTCCAATTGTGTGTCAAGTTATTTTAACAATGTCAATAATATATCATCTACACATGTCTTTGCCAAAACACACCAAAATGTCAGTACCGTAAATTGAACAAGAATGGACATCTGTCTCATTGCagttgtaattaaaatgtatatccCATCGATCATAAATGGCtttttgtgggtggtggtgaTATATTTGAGAACAGCCCCATAATTTCAAACCACAAAGTAAAACTGAAGCTTTCCTCTAACACTgcttgtcagaattatcaaaagtTTGAAGTCCAATAAATTGATGTGTTCTTGAACAAACATTTTTCCTTTTCATTGCAAGTTCCTAAGACCATTTCATGGctttgaatgttaaacatttgcaCAACCCATTTATTGGTTTGTGGTAACCCATTTTTAAAATGGGCCAAGGGGTTAATAGTTTTTTCCCCATTCCCATCCAGTGCGgagtaaaattaaataatatataggtggggttttttttcttttaacaaaaataagtcCGATCTGGCAAACTAAAAAGGCAGTTAAAGATAATGTATAAACACACTTGTAACACATTCTGTTTGTTAATATTTCATTCTCTCTGTTATGTTTAGTATATTGCATTTATCTTGTactatccagtagccgatgattaagtcaTATCTATGttttagtagtgttgttaaacaaaacaaactttaaactttattttatactAAAAAATTGTGTGTTTGAATATTTCAGTTTGTGTGTTGGACATACTGCTGCAGAACACCCCGAAACAGGAGCCGAAAGCTCGGGAATTCTTCACTCTGCCAGCTGTTAAGATCATCTTTGATTGGCTTCATCTCAACAAGGACTGTATTGACAAACAAGTGCTTGTAAATTCTGGGTAGGTGCCCATACTCCTCCGGTACTTGTCTTGCCCTCCAGTTCTAGCCATAGAAATTATGAATCATCAGTAGAAAgtattaataatagtagtactaaTAGTATTATTAATTGTGAATGTAAATTATGAATACTATCAAATGACTTACATTTGCTTCGAGTTACAGAGCCCTGAGCTCAGTACTGTTGCAGTAATATGGACAAGACTTTATTAAAACCTGGCGTCAagactttaatgttttataaacaatgTATCGAGGGTTCACAAccagaaatttaaaaataaaccccagcagaaataaattttatttatctatcgAAAGTATATTGCCTATTATCACTTGTCTTACCCCAAAGcatccattaaaaaaataataataataaaataaataacacaaaactattaataataattttataaagcGAAACAGTAGGCTACTGTAATTTTTTCAAAGAGAGGACATCACCAGTTCTGGTTGTCGGCCTTTGAAAAGGCCTTTGTACAGATACATGATCCtttagttttttattattttttattttcaggttCTGGAGTAGCCTTGCCAAGCTATTGAATAACCTGCAGACTTTATCTAACAAAGAAAACACCCCTGACAGTGTCAGGTGTAAGTAGGAGATGAAAACTATGATCAGCCAGACAGAACACAAAAATGTTTCTTCCCCCTCCTGTTATGAACTTTACAACAAGATTTATTCATatgaatgtgtttttaaaacaacttgcaGAAAGTGCAAGAGAAACGTTCTTCAAATATAAGGGCTATACACCGAGGGAATAATTTGATTGGTATTCTGTGATGAATTCTTTTAAAATTCCAGGAAGTAAAGCATAACATCACAGTCCAGATATTTGCATTCTTTGAATTTCActaatcaaaatgttttgaaaagaaaagagaacATTCCTagaaattaccaattgtttgttttttgggggattTTCATTCCAAAATGTATAGTACAATAATGTGgtccacattttttttttttttattattattatttttttaatacatatttattgtcccagatcatataGCAGTGTCAGGTTTGGGAGCCCAGACTCACTGCTTTACATTTGTATCCATGATCTAAGCAGCaacaaactgttaaaaataacaaaagctAATAGAAACTGATTCAGGGTGAAGTTCAATTCATGCATACAGATGCACATGGACAgtgatctataatataactattgtTATGATCCGAGATTTAAACCGGAACAGAGAAAATATCGAATAAGAAGGATGAGAATCAGAAAAGgatttagaagaagaagaagaagaagaaaaatacaagACAGATATAGCTGGcataagaagaaggaaagaagttgttttgaattaaataaGACATGAAACTGCGATCTCCAAACAGGCCACGCACTAAATCAGtcacaatatttattgctacttgtatatatgtatacattatattttcttaaagtaattatatctatattactATCACTCACTCATTAAAGAGGTTGAGCCATGGGGACCAttctttaatacatttttcataattgcattttttaaatagaatatatttttctatttaaatttttttatgcaatatgtttttaatggcaGTGATTTCTGAGcattttttctgtatttttgtacagtaaatatagtattttatattaataattagccaattaagaaagttatctttttcattatttatgaaaccaaacatgatattatttttattaaaagtaattatattCCCAGTCTTAGTTAATATCCAGGCTTGTACCGAATCCCATAAGTTTTTGGTCTCATTACActctacaaataaatgtgatatgGTTTCAGGATAATTACTACATAAATTGCACATATTCGAATAGACGTAGCGAATCATATGTAAAAATTTATTAGTAGCTCAAATTCTTTGAAATAATCTGTATTGGAACCATAATAATGTTGAATCGTTCACGCAATCACttggtgtaaaaataaatccttgattcgtgtatttaatttgtgattTTGGCGTTACTGATTTGAAGTTTATTATATCATACATAACTACATCCTCGTTGGCTTTTTAACaatagttttagtttaaatggaagaatgggtttatttattgttgtgaaACTATCATCTTTCAAAGTATCTAAATTTTTTAAGGTATGATTTTACTGCTTTTACCAGTGAAACATAGTACAACAAATTTGttgttgtatgatatatatttataaatttaccaTAAGACAAAATATCACCTTGTTCATCGAATAGGTCACTTATGAAAATAATGCCTTTGCTGGCCACATTTTTTGTCATCttgtaatttcttttattaataaacaatttattattattccattaaaattaccaagtttttttctttctctctactgggatgtcattaaatatttattttatgactaTACACACATGACTTAATTTTTGGTATATCCCGTAACAGATTGTATGAGAAGTCAAGTCAAGTGAAGTCAAAGATAGAAATGAATATCACACTAAGACTTGTTAAATGTCGGTGCTGATGTATAACTTGGTTGTTTTTAGATGAGGATGTCCCTCTGCCTGAAGACTGCGAAGTTCGGTGTTTTCAGCCCATTGAAAAAGCACATgggtaataacaataacattgttACCATAATCTTTTTATGCTGACGgtgacattttaacaaatgaCTTGCTGTGTATTACGCCAGTTATGACGTATATGTAATTCACAGTACTGAACAACTGGTTACCAGAGTTTCATTTCTTCtaaattgattatttttatCTCACTTCGAAAAGTGGAATGATGAAGCATCAACATTTGCAGTTAGCTCAACATTACATGTTTGCATTCAGCTCTTGGTTTTCCAAACACTAAGTCCTGGAACAAGGAAACTTAGTTTATAGTTGTGTCTATGAATGTCTATCTCAAAGcttgttaaaatgtttaaaatattttttcatcacaaatttattttataaaatttaattaatttttttatttaactaaacattttatttaaaacatatgttaaaaaaaacaaaaacacccagaCACTAATGTATGACTTTAAAAAACCAAccccaccacaactggtcaaaggtcttggtatgtgctttcttgtctgggaaagtgcatataaaagatcccttgctgcatacaGAAAAATGCatcgtgtttcctctgatgactacgagtcagaattaccgagtcagaattaccatatgttggacatccagtagccgatgattaattaataaatgtgctccaatggtgtcgttaactaaacaaactttaagaaaATCAAAcccacatatatatttatttaacgtgttgttattgttttgccCAGTAACTACAGCTTCAGCCGAGTCTCGGTGGACAGCTTGCCACTGTCTGTGGAGGTTCACCTCCGATATCTCCGTCTCATCGAACATGGAAAGTGGCTGGCTATGGAATTCTCAAGGTATGTCATTTTAAGTACTagatgtataatattaataagtaaaAATAGGGTAGCTAGTGTTGATTTTTTAACTGTCACAACATGTTGTATTGGATGtagtacattaaaaaatatacataacatGGAagttgtatatatttgtatatagcaAAAGGGTAATAATTTATGCTGTTGCTGATTAAAACAGATTGTCAGttcatgtatttttgtattgtacTTTCTAAATAATGAAAAACTGACAAAAACATACTTATGCCACATAATGCTAATGGTATCATTAGGGATAAAGTACGTCTTGGATGTTCAGAAAGTCCAGATTTTAATACCACCCCCAAAAATGTCCCGTCTTTGTGTTTCTTAACAAAAAGCTCACAATAACTATTCAGAATCTGCAAAGTTTTATGCAAgtgtgtttttggttttttctcATCTCTGTATggtattgatgtattaaatacagtgcagatggggggggtgggtgggggggtatTTTATACAGGCCAGTCACATAATATAGACCTTTCTTCTGTCGTTATTATTAATGTGCATGAAACTACAAATTCGACAATGAAAGATATATAATCTTGTTTTAGCTTACACAATTGTTGTGTTTTCAGCTCGAATGTCTTCTGTTGTGTCACTCTCAAGTCCGGCCACCTGCAGTTCAGTGCTCCTGGAAGTCAAAACAGAGGTTTGTCTTTAAACTAACTGCtagagctatttctcattccagccatttcaccacgactggtatatcaaaggccgtggtatgtattaccctgttagtgggatggtgcatataaaaaatcccttgctgctaattggaaagagtagcccattaaatggcgacagcaggtttcctctctcaatatttgtgtggtccttaaccatatgtctgacgccatataaccataaataaaatgtgttgagtgtgtcgttaaataaaacatgtatttctttctttccctatggAGTTTGTCAATAAAATACAGAAGGCAAGTTTGGAAGTATATTTCTCAAACTTTCTGTACATGGTCCACAATATAATTTGTTGGAATTCCGCAGTGATTCTAAGATCATGGTGTCCTGCCAGGAGGTGTCAATTTTACTAAAACTTCTTATGTATGTGACCTAGATTGTAAATAAGATATAAAGGAAATTAAATAATGACAAGTCTAGTGAAGAAAGTAAAAGTTGTTGATCTATACATGCTATACCCATTATAgattacagttttaaaatgtgctagattttttttctattgttaCAGATGGAAGTGGGAGTATCACAGAAAAGAAATTTGGACGGCAGAATGTTGCAATGCAGGTAAAAGAGTTTTTCACGTACGAAATGTTTATAGTCGATAAATTGGTATTGTTCAGATAGCTTTGAAATTCACCTATATGAAAATTAAGAATTTGAGTGAAAGTGTTAAatcttatattttaatatatctgtGCACCAAACAGTTTAAAGGCGCATAcactagttttaacccgtaaaaaatagacactaaatttagttaatttacaaacctgtaactcatttggataaagttacaatagagtgataGAGGAGTGTGTGATGTTAaaacgggaaatatccttaaaatagactagaacttgaatcaataaaccgctacttctcagaggcacatgcattttttaaaatatgaaaactgcAATTTTTGATaaacaaacaccaggatgaccagaaacacttcagttctatggaaatggataatctaacgaataaaatataagtaatgtttgatttcagtgatcataaacggctctaatagtgaaaaatatgctgtagtgtttaaaaactagggtatgtccctttaaattaatcTGTGTGTTTTGGCTGGATGCTTTAAGATTTTTGAAATATTGACTTAGTTCTCTGTCAACGTTCTCTGTTTGCATCAGTTATATTGCTCTTTTtttattgtctttgtttttagGCTATTATTCAGAAGCAAGAGCAGCAAGAAGCCACTGACAGTGATATGGGAACCTCGGCAAAAATAATTGTAAGTTGGTCTTGAGGACAACAGTCATCATTAGAAGTTTTTTGCTTTACCAgatatttttggtcaaaatattttcatatccttttatgtttttgttgttcaggATCTGTGTTTTTTAATCACTCACTGTTTAAGCCAGGAACTTTGAATGGAACTAATATTTTGGTTTTGCTCTCTTACAAATGATgcagtatattatttttctggATGGGGCTGTTTTCTTTTTAGGGGAAGAAGGAGATTTTTGTATTAtaaatgatattataattttattttgatgaatagtccaaatgttttgttttgttgtattgtattgtaaatgATTTCATTAAGTATGTTGGCCATGctgtcttgttttattttccCGTCTTTAATAAGTCATATTATGATAAagcataaacattttgttttcctgGAGCATGTCTTTCTCATCAATTTATTTAGGATCATCAAACTATGCATACAAGTACAACTTGGAATGACAATGTGTCCTGCACCATAACTAGGTCAATGTGACCTACATTTAGGAAGCTTATCATGTAGTTCACCTTTATTCTTGTTTGTTATTTTGCAGGATGGCCCAGGTCTGTATGAGATTGACAGAAATATACCATTACCGGCAATGACTGGACAAACGTCGCCCAAGTATTTTCTTGGAATTCCAACAAACGAGCCACAGTTCATGAAACTAAAGCACGCCAAGACTACGGCCATTGCCTCGGCTCACATGAGGTTCAATGGCTCGAACGTGCAGCAGTCTCCGGCATTTCCAGGTTACATTTCTCCTTCCCAGACCAATGGCTCTGGTCCACAGCAACATATGGGCTATCCAGGCAGAAACTCCACCCAAGCACAACTTCCACCTCGTATGATGCCTGGAGGTCAGGGTCAGTGTATGACTCCTGGAGGTCAAGGTCAGTGTATGACACCTGGAGGTCAAGGTCAGTGTATGACACCTGGAGGTCAGGGTCAGTGTATGACACCTGGAGGTCAGGGTCAGCCTATGACACCCGGCAATCAAGGACCAAGACTTTCTCCGGGAAACCAGTCGAATCCGCCAAGAACCTCTCCGAATGGAACTATGGGCTCAGGAGTTTCTCCCCAGAGCATGCCTCAGTGTGCCCCATTCATGATGCAGCCACCCGTGTTCTCACAGAATGACCCATACCAAATGGCATCTCCCATGGTGGCTGGCTCCATGATCGGGTCACCCGGCGTGACTCCACCAGACAGTCAGACTGGACCAATGATATCGCCCACCCAGCAGCAGATCAGGGCGGCCATGATGAGGCAGCCCCCGCCCACTGTCCCCCTTGGCAACCTGTCGCCCAGTCAGGTGATAGCAGCCATGGCACTGACCAATCAGATGAATGCTCAGCAGCAGCAGCTGATGAAAGCCAATCAGCAAGGGGCTGTCCCTCCTCAGTTGCAGCCGCACCATCTGTTCCAGCAGGCTCTTGGAACAGAGCGCGTGCAGACGTCACCAAAAGATCAACAGCAGCCCGGTCAGACGGCCCCGCTCAAACCAGGCTATCCATCTATAGGCGGTGCAGCAGGGTTTCCAGGACTGTCGGCTCAAGGCAGTCCAATGGGTGCTCCACCTTTCAGACACGCACCTCCTCCGCTAAACAGTGATGGCCAGCCACATCAGAATGTGTTGATCGGATTCAACCCACTTACAATCAAGGTATGGCCATGTTGTTTTCTCTTCTGATATGATCAGCATACTTGTCTGTTTTAAGTTGAGCAAGGTTTAtacagggtttctgctagagggtacGAAGAGTAAAATTACGTTCcctaaaatcttgaaaattgatggatacatttttataatttttagaaagattatagtatgagaactgctgtttaatatttgtcaaagtacatgaCATGTAGTGTTGaattttaaaagatttcaaacccatatCCACCTAGTAGGGACACTTATGGTCTGTTCcagttttattacgtaccctcaaataaTTTTCTAGCAGAAAGCCTATTATGTATAGGGATAGTTAaagataagtttgttttgtttaacaacgccactggagcacattgattaattaatcattggctattggatgtcaaacatttggtaattctgacagatagtcatcagaggaaaccttctacagttttcctaatgcagcaagggatcttttatattcacatcccacagacaggatagcatataccacgtcctttgatataccagtcgtggtatactggctggaacgagaaatagcccaatgggccactgacggggatcaatccaaaaccgaccgtgcatcaagcgatcactttaccaccaggctatgTTCTGTCCTGTATAGGGATAGAAACTAACGCTCAGCCCAGGTGAGTAAAAAACACCAGGGATGAGTGCAGTTTACGTGATGCTGGTCCCCAAAGTTCGTCATTTTGAGCAGATGAGAGTCAAGTTTAACCTGCTAATTGTCAGGCTATTTTGCATGATACTTGTTATCCCACATATTAGGTAGTATGTTCCTTAACAGCTTGCTAGAACccacatgttttattttctcaGGATGCCTCAATAGTAGGACTAATGATTTTCTTGAAGACTAGTAACTTTACAGGCTAGTATTCCCCAAAGCCAGTGAAAAATTGCTTAATTTTTACCCCTAAATTAGATGTTGAAAATAAGCTAAAAGACGAAAAGAATGTAAATTCATTATTTTAGAGGTTGgcagttttaaagaaattttgGTTTTCTGgaagtaattttattttttatttctgtgtCATAACATCAGAATCTTTCTGTTGTGTCATAAATGTTATGTGAACCAACAATATAAATTCTTTCTTGTTCATAAGAAAGTAAATTATTTGTTACTAATTCCAAGCTGAGAtgagatttataaaaaaaaaaaggattaatgacaaacattttatattaacctagtacaaaaaGTCTAAATGTTAATTAAGAATTTGTTGTTCACTTCAGCCTCCAAGACCTCCATTTCAAGAACAGCGTCTGAACTCGACCTTTCAAGGTCATGCAGAGGTATGAGACATCATAGTCCACCATGGACGTGCAtggacaaaattattttaatatttttttctaccatggacaaaattatttaaataatgagATCTTCCgacaatatattttacactgaaacACAATTGTgttacacatttttaaagtgtatttttATGGTGAGCAAACATGAAATCTAGCACATCAGATCCGATTATATTCCttcgaattaaaaaaaatatataataataaaaataataataagtataatACTTTCCTACACCATCCCAGTCTTCACAAAAAGTTTTCTTTGTTAATGACATCAGTTTGCTTcgaaataataatgtatttttacatggaaattacttaattcaaattttttaaaaacctgaaataattaatgtaataacgCTTTGTCTAGTTGTTTGTcagtttggattttttttattactttgaagtgtttctggtcatagtaatacaatatttcttgtttttaaaattaaacacagtaatattttgttttatattgcagGGAACACCTAAACCTGGTGGTTTCTATCCAGAAAGAAGGTATGTAACAGTAATATTAGATATAGAAATATTCCTGGCAGACTGTCTGTTATATATTCCAAAAAAGTATTAACTAGATTGGTTCCATTAATTAATCCACATAGTGGGACTCTTGTTTTTGATCATTGGATAAAATTTCATAGTACATGATAATATCAGGCTGTCCAGCGATCCTACTTTTTCTACGTTTTGGTCTTTGTCCTATTTTCCTTACTTTTCCTTCAAAATACCAagtttttcctacttttttgttttaaaataccaCGAATTCC
This window contains:
- the LOC121383802 gene encoding protein SMG7-like; this translates as MSSVAQVLRQADTLKATISDSGKNISELWVTRQRLEDLYKKILLMDLEYALDKKVEQDLWNHAFKNQINILQTQAKDKQNAKRGEVQASLNLFLETASGFYLQFLQQICTTFKLDLPFRRKSAVFGVMKEKCQLKTRITPPKKSSCLYVCQHCLVHLGDIARYRQQVEQAQTYYQHAANLVPQNGQPYNQLAILEAARGNKLSTVFYYIRSLAVRHPFPVAATNLEKFYAKLTKDIFRVEMALQGMHGGVGIIERTLDMRQNAMTGRGQAGLRVCVLISNDVIVALLYHIPVLLQHDLDELWVRTGVGDSTRKGSSLDNLPSTSHSILPRIQRAFYNAHTTMHALQSHFDPDTVGSLKPQDCGYEHDQGQLMSATSQKTLEVNWSVICSCDKCIRILYFFNTHLVHNKSVHVYAWTKTVSIKQYLLCLTHNPFLNIIYFDMRYKFNHVNETFFPDLNKASSLKDKLLSSLPSHVITQSFTSSVLIQFVAITIFSLHHIQKELNVGSSSNQGAVTKDEQRCFQLMFSFMICVLDILLQNTPKQEPKAREFFTLPAVKIIFDWLHLNKDCIDKQVLVNSGFWSSLAKLLNNLQTLSNKENTPDSVRYEDVPLPEDCEVRCFQPIEKAHGNYSFSRVSVDSLPLSVEVHLRYLRLIEHGKWLAMEFSSSNVFCCVTLKSGHLQFSAPGSQNRDGSGSITEKKFGRQNVAMQAIIQKQEQQEATDSDMGTSAKIIDGPGLYEIDRNIPLPAMTGQTSPKYFLGIPTNEPQFMKLKHAKTTAIASAHMRFNGSNVQQSPAFPGYISPSQTNGSGPQQHMGYPGRNSTQAQLPPRMMPGGQGQCMTPGGQGQCMTPGGQGQCMTPGGQGQCMTPGGQGQPMTPGNQGPRLSPGNQSNPPRTSPNGTMGSGVSPQSMPQCAPFMMQPPVFSQNDPYQMASPMVAGSMIGSPGVTPPDSQTGPMISPTQQQIRAAMMRQPPPTVPLGNLSPSQVIAAMALTNQMNAQQQQLMKANQQGAVPPQLQPHHLFQQALGTERVQTSPKDQQQPGQTAPLKPGYPSIGGAAGFPGLSAQGSPMGAPPFRHAPPPLNSDGQPHQNVLIGFNPLTIKPPRPPFQEQRLNSTFQGHAEGTPKPGGFYPERREPENVSSKSESQPTSQPGVYSLFSNSPWAVPISATGDSKSLGSSPFSSAASSIRNSPEHSTEPPTAGPPAFDLGLRFSSSDAHWGAQVPSETHHNDDDNQYLNSIQSIWNASAPSPLERLLEQQKQKRQNEPH